From the Synechococcus sp. HK01-R genome, one window contains:
- the leuS gene encoding leucine--tRNA ligase has product MSPVPPSTSASTSSSDHRYDPLTLEDRWQQRWKDCQQDRTAEPQPGQRPFYALSMFPYPSGSLHMGHVRNYVITDVIARTQRMRGDAVLHPMGWDAFGLPAENAAIERGVDPAVWTDRNIAQMRTQLDRLGLSIDWDREFATCHDDYYRWTQWLFLELHAGGLAYQKEAIVNWDPVDQTVLANEQVDADGKSWRSGALVEKRNLRQWFLRITDYADALLDDLDLLQGWPERVRTMQANWIGRSKGAEIDFQVCAADGSSSDQHITVFTTRPDTLFGASYVVLAPEHPLVDQLVSTTEATAVAAFRDLMSTLSQEERTADDQPKRGIPIGAEVINPVNGKTIPVWIADYVLADYGTGAVMGVPAHDQRDFLFARRHELPLHRVVQIPGVESQTLDGEAWTEPGVLVNSGRFDGLASEDAKTAITLHGESEGWARTKVQYRLRDWLISRQRYWGCPIPIIHCDSCGAVPVPKEQLPVELPHGIDLSGKGGSPLAQLSSWLTVECPCCGQPARRETDTMDTFMCSSWYFLRFADPHNEERPFSATNVNHWLPVNQYVGGIEHAILHLLYARFFTKALHDRGLLGTREPFERLLTQGMVQGVTYRNPRTGRYVAPADVADEQDPRDPEDGGALEVLFEKMSKSKYNGVDPAAVIDRYGADTARMFILFKAPPEKDLEWDDADVEGQFRFLQRLWRLVDTGVNLNVQVQDSCCNFPDAPMTDLDREIRRALHTAITAVDEDLSGDYQFNTAISELMKLSNALSGQLEAISPEVRVEALSGLVRLLAPFAPHLAEEFWSRLGGAISVHQQPWPVHDPSALVQESIELVIQVKGKVRGSLRVPADADQAMLEQLALNSDVAAKWLEGQPPRRVIVVPGKLVNLVP; this is encoded by the coding sequence GTGAGCCCCGTACCCCCATCGACGTCTGCTTCGACGTCTTCCAGTGATCATCGCTACGACCCCCTCACTCTTGAGGACCGTTGGCAGCAGCGCTGGAAGGACTGCCAGCAGGACCGCACAGCTGAACCACAGCCGGGGCAACGTCCTTTTTATGCACTCTCGATGTTCCCGTATCCATCGGGCTCTCTGCATATGGGACATGTGCGCAACTATGTGATCACGGATGTGATTGCTCGCACGCAGCGCATGCGAGGGGATGCCGTGCTTCACCCGATGGGCTGGGATGCCTTTGGACTGCCAGCTGAGAATGCCGCCATCGAACGCGGTGTGGATCCAGCGGTATGGACGGACCGCAACATTGCCCAAATGAGGACCCAACTCGACAGGCTTGGCCTATCGATTGATTGGGATCGCGAATTCGCTACCTGCCACGACGATTACTACCGCTGGACCCAGTGGCTCTTCCTGGAGTTACACGCTGGTGGCTTGGCCTACCAGAAAGAAGCGATCGTCAATTGGGACCCTGTCGATCAGACGGTTCTTGCGAACGAGCAAGTGGATGCCGATGGCAAGTCCTGGCGTTCCGGTGCGCTCGTTGAGAAGCGCAACCTGCGTCAGTGGTTCCTACGCATCACGGATTATGCCGATGCTCTGTTGGATGATTTGGATCTGCTCCAGGGGTGGCCGGAGCGGGTGCGCACCATGCAGGCGAACTGGATCGGGCGCTCGAAGGGAGCCGAAATTGACTTCCAGGTGTGCGCCGCTGACGGAAGCTCCTCTGACCAGCACATCACTGTCTTCACCACCAGGCCGGACACGTTGTTTGGAGCGAGTTACGTCGTTCTTGCCCCAGAGCATCCCCTCGTTGATCAGCTCGTCAGTACGACCGAAGCCACTGCCGTGGCGGCTTTTCGAGATCTGATGTCGACCCTCTCCCAGGAAGAGCGAACCGCTGATGACCAACCCAAGCGCGGGATTCCGATCGGCGCTGAGGTGATCAATCCGGTGAATGGGAAGACCATTCCGGTATGGATTGCCGACTATGTGCTTGCCGATTACGGCACCGGGGCCGTCATGGGTGTGCCGGCTCATGACCAAAGGGATTTCCTGTTTGCCCGACGCCATGAGCTGCCCTTACACCGGGTCGTACAGATCCCAGGCGTGGAATCTCAAACACTCGATGGTGAGGCATGGACAGAGCCGGGTGTTCTGGTCAATTCAGGGCGCTTCGATGGTCTCGCCTCTGAGGATGCGAAAACAGCGATCACCCTCCATGGCGAAAGTGAAGGCTGGGCCCGGACCAAGGTTCAGTATCGACTGAGGGATTGGTTGATCTCCCGCCAGCGGTATTGGGGCTGTCCGATTCCGATCATTCACTGCGACAGTTGCGGCGCTGTTCCCGTACCCAAGGAACAACTCCCAGTTGAGCTTCCCCATGGAATTGACCTCTCAGGGAAAGGGGGCTCACCACTGGCTCAGCTCTCCTCTTGGCTGACAGTGGAGTGCCCTTGCTGTGGCCAACCGGCGCGGAGAGAAACTGACACGATGGATACCTTTATGTGTTCATCCTGGTATTTCCTTCGTTTCGCTGACCCCCATAATGAAGAACGACCTTTTTCAGCAACAAACGTCAATCACTGGCTTCCTGTCAATCAATACGTCGGCGGGATTGAGCACGCCATTCTCCACTTGCTGTATGCCCGGTTCTTCACTAAGGCATTGCATGACCGTGGATTACTTGGCACCCGTGAACCCTTTGAGCGTCTGTTGACTCAGGGAATGGTGCAAGGGGTCACCTATCGCAATCCTCGGACCGGTCGTTATGTGGCACCTGCGGATGTCGCCGATGAACAGGATCCCCGTGATCCAGAGGACGGTGGTGCTCTCGAGGTCCTTTTCGAAAAGATGTCGAAGTCAAAGTACAACGGCGTCGATCCAGCTGCCGTCATTGATCGTTATGGCGCCGATACTGCACGGATGTTCATTCTCTTCAAAGCTCCACCCGAGAAGGATCTGGAATGGGATGATGCTGATGTTGAAGGTCAGTTTCGTTTCCTGCAGCGTCTCTGGCGCTTGGTTGATACAGGAGTCAATTTGAACGTTCAGGTTCAAGACAGCTGTTGCAACTTCCCAGATGCTCCGATGACCGATCTCGATCGCGAGATCCGTCGGGCTTTGCATACAGCCATTACTGCTGTTGATGAGGATCTCAGTGGCGATTATCAGTTCAACACAGCAATTTCTGAACTCATGAAGTTGTCCAACGCTCTCTCAGGGCAACTCGAGGCCATTAGTCCGGAAGTGCGTGTCGAAGCCCTCTCAGGGCTCGTGCGTCTTCTCGCACCATTTGCGCCTCACTTGGCTGAGGAGTTCTGGTCACGACTCGGCGGCGCCATCAGCGTGCATCAGCAACCATGGCCGGTGCATGATCCTTCGGCTTTGGTGCAAGAGAGCATCGAGCTGGTGATTCAGGTGAAGGGCAAAGTGCGTGGAAGCCTTCGGGTGCCGGCAGATGCAGATCAAGCCATGTTGGAACAGCTCGCCCTCAACAGTGATGTGGCTGCGAAATGGCTGGAGGGCCAGCCTCCCCGGCGTGTGATTGTCGTGCCGGGGAAGCTGGTCAACCTTGTGCCCTGA
- a CDS encoding DUF1995 family protein: protein MTRTLPADLKQAEEQARESLLEALSDGQSRRWMVSMRFEGLRVLPVALRLARKLQETGQKPVLAFPDAGSAALAQRDEPELAKSCCSLQDLCRGRLMERQDDLLLAVAPQPSDYEELEQACADWTGQVAMLNGRLEDAAVGIGSVARSRRQGFVATWEVAYWLQPLDGAALLHQWPQPWSLFRADPDGYRFVMDYERRPDPEQIDEALAGTGSELNRQMGAMDRFLNDLRS, encoded by the coding sequence GTGACCAGAACCCTTCCCGCCGACCTGAAGCAGGCTGAAGAGCAGGCGAGGGAGTCACTACTCGAGGCTTTGAGCGATGGCCAATCGCGCCGCTGGATGGTGAGCATGCGCTTCGAGGGGCTACGGGTTCTCCCTGTCGCTCTGAGGCTTGCTCGCAAGCTTCAGGAGACTGGTCAAAAACCTGTGCTGGCATTCCCGGATGCTGGATCGGCAGCTCTTGCCCAGAGGGATGAACCAGAGCTGGCGAAATCTTGTTGTTCCCTTCAGGACCTCTGCCGTGGGCGATTGATGGAGCGTCAGGACGATTTGCTCCTCGCTGTGGCACCTCAACCCAGCGATTACGAGGAACTGGAGCAGGCCTGCGCGGACTGGACTGGCCAAGTGGCCATGCTCAATGGCCGTCTTGAAGATGCTGCAGTTGGCATCGGCAGCGTGGCTCGATCGAGACGCCAAGGTTTTGTGGCGACCTGGGAGGTGGCTTACTGGCTTCAGCCGTTGGACGGAGCCGCTCTCCTTCATCAGTGGCCCCAACCATGGTCTCTGTTTAGGGCCGACCCCGACGGCTACCGATTCGTGATGGACTACGAACGACGACCGGATCCCGAGCAGATCGATGAGGCCCTTGCCGGCACCGGTTCCGAGCTGAACAGGCAGATGGGGGCAATGGACCGTTTTCTCAATGACCTAAGGAGCTGA
- the dapF gene encoding diaminopimelate epimerase, protein MLQFSKYQGLGNDFVVLEGRAGQLDASIRNPDAAWIRQICDRRFGIGADGIILALPPETDGDLRMRIFNADGSEAEMCGNGIRCLARFLADSDGSQSGERWRIETAAGMIVPELQADGQIKVDMGLPFLIPDEVPTSLPVGSAGLPQGDLEVAGVTLSVAAAGMGNPHVVVPVENLKTIPFEPWGAALEVHDAFPAKTNVHFLQVHGPQSLEIRVWERGAGPTLACGTGACATLVCAHLLGLADHSAQVNLPGGPLLISWPDRSGSIFMTGPAEAVFDGVLVPELVPTPVVALAPEPQAATHRADNDTPSSIEAEFNCATACQETCQKPDHCLRAEAQRQVQALLETMSLDTMITLAGDSLEQRTRARMDRETSG, encoded by the coding sequence ATGCTCCAGTTCAGCAAGTATCAGGGTCTTGGCAACGATTTTGTTGTCCTGGAAGGGCGAGCCGGACAGCTGGATGCAAGCATCCGCAACCCTGATGCAGCTTGGATCCGTCAGATCTGTGATCGACGCTTTGGAATCGGTGCCGACGGGATCATCCTGGCGCTGCCGCCGGAGACTGATGGGGATCTCCGCATGCGCATCTTCAATGCCGACGGCAGTGAAGCGGAGATGTGCGGCAATGGCATTCGATGTCTTGCCAGGTTTCTGGCTGACAGCGATGGCAGTCAAAGCGGTGAGCGCTGGCGCATCGAGACAGCCGCCGGAATGATCGTTCCCGAACTCCAAGCTGACGGTCAGATCAAAGTGGATATGGGGCTTCCATTTCTCATTCCAGATGAAGTCCCGACATCGCTCCCGGTGGGGTCAGCTGGTTTGCCGCAGGGGGACTTAGAGGTTGCGGGGGTCACCCTGAGCGTTGCGGCGGCCGGCATGGGGAATCCGCATGTCGTCGTACCTGTTGAAAACCTCAAAACCATTCCGTTTGAGCCCTGGGGTGCTGCTCTAGAGGTCCATGACGCCTTCCCGGCCAAAACGAATGTGCACTTTCTTCAGGTGCATGGTCCACAGTCCCTTGAAATCCGAGTTTGGGAACGCGGGGCAGGACCAACCCTTGCCTGTGGAACAGGCGCCTGCGCCACCCTGGTCTGCGCTCATCTCCTAGGACTTGCTGACCATTCCGCGCAGGTGAACCTTCCTGGAGGCCCACTGCTGATCAGTTGGCCTGATCGCAGCGGCTCCATCTTCATGACAGGACCAGCCGAAGCGGTCTTTGACGGAGTCTTAGTTCCTGAATTGGTTCCCACACCGGTAGTTGCTTTGGCCCCTGAGCCCCAAGCAGCAACCCACCGAGCAGACAACGACACACCTTCAAGCATCGAGGCTGAGTTCAACTGCGCAACGGCCTGTCAGGAGACTTGTCAGAAACCGGATCACTGTCTGCGCGCAGAAGCCCAACGTCAGGTGCAAGCCCTCCTCGAGACGATGTCGCTCGACACAATGATCACCCTCGCCGGTGACAGCCTCGAACAACGCACACGGGCTCGAATGGACCGCGAGACCAGTGGCTGA
- the dacB gene encoding D-alanyl-D-alanine carboxypeptidase/D-alanyl-D-alanine-endopeptidase — protein sequence MTVLLPAPGRTAEPELLAPPLPLQTLGWPSLRDGEPCLPLQNAVDVALGPEKKAWSITILNEQGSVLAAVNGAAALIPASNQKLITTAYALDQLGPDFRLRTRLLQRPDGVLELEGEGDPDLGIDGLQRLAMAALGQGGSRREASGSIQLMLREEPPQRWWPRDWPKADRMEAYGAPVTRLALTSNALGMAVQNPAGRFQSLFTKEVQRQGGRVALKVVHPTQGSLEQQGGVDDLLVLHEEVSAPMHSLLSLSNTESHNFTAEVLLREASDQWDVTRASQRAQLWMRGQHLPTSGLRVADGSGLSRSNRVSSQTLAALLLRMHQHPLGPYYQASMAIAGRRGTLRNYFRGSSLDGKLWAKTGTLRGVRSVSGFLETSDGLRFVSLISNGSWAPNETIGTVLKAAQKFSRCSALT from the coding sequence TTGACTGTCCTGCTACCCGCCCCCGGACGGACAGCCGAGCCTGAGCTGCTCGCCCCTCCATTACCTCTGCAAACACTGGGTTGGCCAAGCCTGCGTGACGGAGAGCCTTGTCTACCTCTTCAAAACGCTGTTGATGTTGCCCTTGGCCCTGAAAAAAAGGCTTGGAGCATCACGATTCTGAATGAACAGGGCTCTGTTCTTGCCGCGGTCAACGGTGCTGCAGCTCTGATTCCGGCATCGAATCAGAAATTGATCACCACGGCCTATGCCCTCGACCAGCTCGGTCCAGATTTCCGCCTGAGAACCCGTTTATTGCAACGCCCTGACGGGGTCCTGGAACTGGAGGGAGAAGGGGATCCAGATCTAGGAATTGATGGACTTCAGCGTTTGGCGATGGCAGCCCTAGGCCAGGGTGGGAGTCGTCGCGAAGCATCGGGCTCTATCCAGCTGATGCTTCGCGAGGAACCGCCCCAACGTTGGTGGCCCCGTGACTGGCCCAAGGCCGACCGGATGGAGGCTTATGGGGCTCCCGTGACGCGACTGGCCTTGACGAGCAACGCTCTCGGCATGGCTGTTCAAAACCCGGCTGGACGATTCCAAAGCCTGTTCACAAAAGAAGTGCAACGGCAGGGTGGGCGGGTAGCCCTGAAGGTGGTGCACCCCACGCAAGGCTCGCTCGAACAACAGGGTGGTGTCGATGATCTCTTGGTGCTCCATGAGGAGGTCTCCGCACCGATGCATTCCCTGCTGAGCCTGTCGAACACCGAGAGCCACAATTTCACCGCCGAAGTGCTGTTGCGGGAAGCCTCCGATCAGTGGGATGTGACGCGTGCCTCACAGCGGGCCCAGCTGTGGATGCGAGGCCAGCATCTGCCGACCTCAGGCTTACGGGTTGCAGATGGCAGCGGGTTGTCGCGTTCGAATCGAGTCAGCAGTCAGACCCTTGCTGCTCTGCTCCTACGGATGCATCAACATCCCCTAGGCCCCTACTACCAGGCCTCCATGGCCATCGCCGGTAGGCGAGGGACACTAAGGAATTACTTCCGGGGCAGCAGTTTGGACGGAAAACTCTGGGCTAAAACCGGCACGCTCCGCGGGGTTCGCTCGGTGAGCGGCTTTCTGGAGACCAGTGATGGACTCCGATTCGTGAGTCTGATCTCGAACGGTTCCTGGGCTCCGAACGAGACGATCGGAACCGTTCTCAAAGCTGCGCAGAAATTCAGCCGGTGTTCCGCATTGACCTGA
- the uvrC gene encoding excinuclease ABC subunit UvrC, with protein MRTPLLTQPDRLEQRLKDIPAEPGCYLMRDQDDRILYVGKSKSLRSRVRSYFRSRHDLSPRIRLMTRQVCEIEFIVTDSEAEALALESNLIKNHQPHFNVLLKDDKKYPYLCITWSEDYPRIFITRRRRFRSPLDRFYGPYVDVGLLRRTLFLVKRVFPLRQRPRPLYADRTCLNHAIGRCPGVCQEKISSEDYHRTLRKVAMVFQGRSDELQTLLSEQMEKYAERLDFESAARIRDQLQGLDQLTADQKMSLPDSSVSRDVLALACDQRLAAVQLFQMRAGKLVGRLGFTADAQALEPGLILQRVIEEHYSQVDAVEIPPEVLVQHPLPQQTLVEEWLGEQRERKVQIHAPQRRQKADLIELVQRNAEFELLRAQQGQEQQALATEDLAQLLELPRPPRRIEGYDISHIQGSDAVASQVVFIDGLPAKQHYRKYKIRSSSVRAGHSDDFMSMAEVIRRRFRRWARAKAEGADLGALRHRGGSALQTDGLNDWPDVVMIDGGKGQLSAVMEALRELNLDEDLTVCSLAKQREEVFLPGERDPLDTDPDQLGVALLRRLRDEAHRFAVSFHRQQRGERMKRSRLSDIPGLGPRRVRDLLSHFHSIDAIQLAPVERLMEAPGVGRSLAEQIYGFFHPEASAEQSEREDNTTG; from the coding sequence CTGCGAACGCCATTACTCACGCAGCCTGACCGACTGGAACAGCGTCTGAAGGACATCCCTGCGGAGCCCGGTTGTTATCTGATGCGCGATCAGGACGACCGCATCCTCTATGTCGGCAAATCAAAAAGTCTGCGCAGCCGTGTGCGCAGCTATTTCCGCAGTCGCCATGACCTGTCGCCACGCATCCGTTTGATGACAAGGCAGGTCTGTGAAATCGAATTCATCGTGACCGACAGCGAAGCCGAAGCTCTCGCTCTTGAGTCAAATTTGATCAAGAACCATCAGCCTCACTTCAATGTGTTGCTGAAAGACGACAAGAAGTATCCCTACTTATGCATCACTTGGAGTGAGGACTATCCGAGGATTTTCATCACGCGACGCCGCCGTTTTCGCAGTCCTCTGGATCGCTTCTATGGCCCCTACGTGGATGTGGGTCTGCTGCGACGCACCCTGTTCCTGGTGAAACGGGTGTTTCCGTTGCGCCAGCGCCCCAGACCCTTGTATGCCGACCGCACCTGCTTGAACCACGCCATTGGCCGCTGCCCAGGGGTGTGCCAAGAAAAGATCAGCTCCGAGGACTATCACCGCACCCTGAGAAAGGTGGCGATGGTGTTCCAGGGGCGTAGCGACGAACTGCAGACGCTCCTGAGTGAACAGATGGAGAAATATGCGGAACGGCTGGATTTTGAATCGGCAGCGAGGATTCGTGATCAGCTGCAGGGTTTGGATCAGCTGACCGCTGACCAGAAGATGAGCCTGCCCGATTCCTCTGTCAGTCGGGATGTGCTTGCACTGGCCTGTGATCAACGGCTCGCTGCAGTGCAGCTCTTCCAGATGCGAGCTGGAAAGCTGGTGGGTCGACTGGGCTTCACAGCCGATGCGCAGGCGCTCGAACCAGGTTTGATTCTCCAACGCGTCATCGAAGAGCACTACAGCCAGGTGGATGCGGTGGAGATTCCGCCAGAAGTCCTGGTGCAACATCCCTTGCCCCAACAGACCCTGGTTGAGGAGTGGCTTGGGGAACAACGGGAGCGGAAGGTACAAATCCATGCACCGCAACGTCGTCAGAAGGCGGATTTAATCGAACTTGTGCAACGCAATGCCGAATTTGAATTGCTGCGCGCTCAACAGGGCCAGGAGCAACAGGCCCTCGCCACGGAGGATCTCGCCCAATTGCTCGAGCTCCCCAGACCACCCAGACGGATTGAGGGGTACGACATCAGTCATATCCAAGGGAGTGATGCCGTGGCCTCTCAGGTGGTGTTCATCGATGGATTACCCGCCAAACAGCACTACCGCAAATACAAGATCCGCAGCAGCAGCGTGCGCGCTGGCCACAGCGACGATTTCATGTCGATGGCCGAGGTGATCCGCCGCAGATTCCGCCGATGGGCCAGGGCAAAGGCAGAGGGAGCAGATCTTGGTGCCCTCCGTCATCGGGGAGGCAGCGCTCTCCAGACCGATGGCCTCAACGATTGGCCTGATGTGGTGATGATCGACGGCGGCAAGGGTCAGCTTTCCGCCGTGATGGAGGCCCTGAGGGAGCTCAATTTGGATGAGGATCTGACCGTCTGTTCCCTGGCAAAACAACGGGAGGAGGTCTTCCTGCCGGGCGAGCGCGACCCACTCGACACGGACCCGGACCAGTTGGGTGTGGCCCTACTGAGGCGTTTGCGGGATGAGGCACACCGCTTTGCCGTCAGTTTCCATCGACAGCAGCGGGGCGAACGGATGAAGCGTTCCAGGCTGTCTGATATCCCCGGGCTAGGCCCGAGAAGGGTTCGAGACCTTCTCTCCCATTTCCATTCCATCGATGCGATTCAACTCGCTCCTGTGGAGCGGCTCATGGAGGCCCCGGGGGTTGGGCGCTCCCTAGCGGAACAGATCTATGGCTTCTTTCACCCAGAAGCGTCGGCAGAGCAGAGTGAGCGCGAAGACAACACGACTGGATGA
- a CDS encoding DUF4330 domain-containing protein, with translation MALNQRIKGVNAVDGLAALLGIAALAGVLWSPKLSNTVARATGSVKPVQISVDVRGVPAADPDRLLRDALQAGRTSIVIRNQPHGSVRLVQVQDITRKLVTLTPDGRVLTAVDPNRRIQGTLDARFILDGEATVSGSGVVMAGTNLKIGTPVELEGPQYRVNGTVSGVEIQ, from the coding sequence ATGGCTCTCAACCAACGCATCAAGGGTGTGAACGCCGTTGACGGTTTGGCTGCCCTACTCGGCATTGCCGCTTTGGCTGGCGTGCTGTGGAGCCCGAAACTGAGCAACACCGTTGCTCGAGCGACAGGGTCAGTCAAACCCGTTCAGATCAGCGTGGACGTGCGTGGAGTCCCTGCCGCCGATCCTGACCGCCTTCTCAGGGACGCCTTGCAGGCTGGCCGAACAAGCATCGTGATTCGCAACCAGCCCCACGGGTCAGTCCGCTTGGTGCAAGTGCAAGACATCACGCGCAAGTTGGTCACCCTCACCCCCGATGGTCGCGTGCTGACAGCGGTCGATCCCAACCGGCGCATTCAGGGCACACTCGATGCCCGTTTCATCCTGGATGGGGAGGCGACGGTCTCAGGTTCCGGTGTGGTGATGGCAGGAACCAACCTCAAAATCGGAACTCCCGTGGAACTGGAGGGTCCGCAATATCGGGTCAACGGAACGGTCAGTGGGGTCGAGATCCAGTGA
- a CDS encoding cysteine desulfurase family protein, which produces MADSDRALYFDACATSPTDPEVIDWIAEVQRSAWGNPSSLHGHGLKAAECLERSRVQLASSLRAAANDLVFTSGATESIHLALLGRTVDRAPGRLVVSSVEHPATMAAAQQLANQGWEVVEWPVDPQGQIDLGQLDSLLDAPTEMVSLIWGQSEIGSLQPVDVVGAECRRRGITFHVDATQVVSQGRPDWSTLPADLLSASSHKCGGPKGVGFLLTRSHQRESMRPWLGGGGQEQGLRSGTQPVALIAGLTLAISKLPAWTSLCTSHSTRHLRDELLASLLEDPRLRLSGSRDQRLPHHISLLASDDAGRALSGRALVREMAQQGVAISSGSACASGHDEGSSVLRAIGLNAEASKSGIRISLGPWNNPSELPLLKERLSRSLDRLQGR; this is translated from the coding sequence GTGGCTGACAGCGACAGGGCCTTGTATTTCGACGCGTGTGCGACAAGCCCCACCGATCCAGAGGTGATCGATTGGATCGCTGAGGTGCAGCGCAGCGCCTGGGGGAACCCATCGAGCCTGCATGGCCATGGTCTGAAGGCTGCTGAATGCTTGGAGCGATCGCGTGTGCAGCTCGCCAGCAGTTTGCGGGCAGCGGCGAACGACTTGGTCTTTACTTCAGGTGCAACAGAATCCATTCACCTTGCTTTGCTTGGTCGAACGGTCGACCGTGCTCCTGGCCGCCTTGTGGTGTCGTCTGTTGAGCACCCAGCAACGATGGCGGCAGCTCAACAGCTGGCCAATCAAGGATGGGAGGTGGTCGAGTGGCCTGTCGACCCGCAGGGTCAGATCGATCTGGGGCAGCTTGATTCCCTCTTGGATGCACCAACCGAGATGGTGTCGCTCATTTGGGGGCAAAGTGAGATCGGCAGCCTGCAACCCGTGGATGTCGTCGGCGCGGAATGCCGACGGCGAGGCATCACCTTTCACGTGGATGCCACGCAGGTGGTTAGCCAGGGCCGGCCTGATTGGTCAACCTTGCCCGCTGATTTACTGAGCGCGTCGTCCCATAAATGTGGCGGGCCCAAGGGGGTTGGCTTCCTGCTGACTCGTTCCCATCAACGTGAGTCCATGCGCCCTTGGCTGGGAGGCGGAGGCCAGGAACAGGGATTGCGTTCGGGCACACAACCAGTGGCCCTGATCGCGGGGCTCACGCTGGCGATCTCCAAACTGCCTGCCTGGACGTCATTGTGCACCTCGCACAGCACACGTCATCTCCGTGATGAGCTGCTAGCCAGCTTGCTCGAAGATCCTCGACTACGCCTTTCCGGATCCAGAGACCAGCGTTTGCCCCATCACATTTCGCTTCTGGCGTCTGACGATGCAGGCCGCGCCCTCTCAGGTCGAGCTCTCGTCCGCGAGATGGCCCAACAAGGCGTTGCCATCAGCAGTGGTAGTGCCTGTGCGTCTGGCCACGACGAGGGCAGTTCTGTGCTTAGGGCCATCGGACTGAATGCCGAGGCCAGTAAGTCAGGCATCAGAATTAGCCTTGGCCCTTGGAACAATCCGAGCGAACTTCCCTTGTTAAAAGAACGTCTTTCGCGCTCCCTCGATCGGCTGCAGGGGCGTTGA
- the coaD gene encoding pantetheine-phosphate adenylyltransferase: MRALYPGSFDPLTLGHLDLIERGSQLFGEVVVAVLQNPGKTPAFPLEQRLAQIQTATHHLSGIQVISFDGLTVRCALETGSDVILRGLRAMSDFEYELQIAHTNRSLEPDLETVFLATTAHHSFLSSSVVKEVARFGGQVDHMVPPVVADDLRRLFNQSFRQRP; encoded by the coding sequence ATGCGTGCCCTCTACCCAGGCAGTTTTGACCCACTGACGCTTGGTCACCTCGACCTGATCGAGCGGGGTAGCCAGCTGTTCGGAGAGGTAGTGGTTGCCGTGCTTCAAAACCCGGGGAAGACCCCTGCCTTTCCTCTGGAGCAGAGGCTCGCTCAGATCCAGACAGCGACCCATCACCTCTCAGGCATTCAGGTGATCAGCTTCGATGGCCTCACCGTGCGTTGTGCGCTCGAAACCGGGAGCGATGTGATCCTCCGAGGACTCCGCGCCATGAGTGACTTCGAATACGAACTTCAGATTGCCCATACCAACCGTTCGCTCGAACCCGATCTCGAGACCGTCTTCCTCGCCACCACAGCTCACCACAGCTTTCTCAGTAGCTCAGTGGTCAAGGAGGTGGCCCGGTTCGGTGGACAGGTCGATCACATGGTGCCCCCCGTGGTGGCGGATGATCTGCGCAGGCTCTTTAATCAGTCTTTCCGCCAGCGTCCGTGA